The Halostagnicola larsenii XH-48 region ACTCGCGGTCAACGCCGGCATCAACCCGATAACCGCGCTGACGGCGACCGAAAACGGCGCGGTGCTCGAGCCGCCGGCGAACGCCGTCGCCCGGGCCGCAACGCGCGAAGCTGCCCGGACCGCGCGCGCAACTGGCGTATCGCTCTCGAACAGGGAGGCCCTCGAGGCGATGGAAACGGTGGCCACAGCTACGCGAAAGAACACTTCCTCGATGGCACAGGACCTGCTCGCCGAGCGACGGACGGAAATCGATTCGATCTCCGGGTACGTGGTCGACCGGGCGACAGAACGAGGGCTCGACGTACCGACGAATCGGCTTCTCACGTCCCTCGTTCGCACGCAGGAGCGAGGGCAGGGCAACGGTCGGTAACGGTACCCGTCCACGTGAAAACTGCACTCGTAATCGTCACGCTCGCACGATCAGTTGGAGTGGACGTTCGGCGCACGCTACGCCCGCGTGCCGTCGTATACTGACCGAAAAACGATGTGCCTGGACCGAACCAACGTGCCGAACCGAATAGTGTGCTTCTCGCGTGCTTAGAACGGAGCGGCGGGGCCTTCGTCGGACTCGCCGACGTCGTCGTCGACAGTTTCGCCGGGGAACGACGGCGTCGCGCCGCCCATTTCGTCGCCGCCAGCGCCGGTGTGGGCGTTGACCTTCTCGATTTCGGGGATCTCTTTGACCATTCGGCTCTTGATCGCCTGAATCGTCATCGGGGAGATGCCACAGCCGCTGCAGGCACCGCCGAGTGCGATGGTGACTTCGCCGGTTTCGCGGTCGATATCTCTGATTGCCGCGTTACCGCCGTGCATCTGAATCTGCGGGAAGTTCCGGCGCAGGAAGTTCGTCACGCTGTCTTCGAGGTCGTCTCCGTCGTTCTGGGTTTCCGTGCTCATGTATTACGTGTTGGGAGCGAACGTCCTTAGACCTTCCGCAGTTTCAATCCTTTTTCGGTCCAGACTGCCAGGTTCCGCCGATGTGGCCGGTCGGAACGGCGGTTAGACGCCGAAGATCCGCTCGAGCTGGGATTCGATTTCGGCGACGTGCTCCTCGAGTACCCGCTC contains the following coding sequences:
- a CDS encoding iron-sulfur cluster biogenesis protein NfuA, with the translated sequence MSTETQNDGDDLEDSVTNFLRRNFPQIQMHGGNAAIRDIDRETGEVTIALGGACSGCGISPMTIQAIKSRMVKEIPEIEKVNAHTGAGGDEMGGATPSFPGETVDDDVGESDEGPAAPF